One part of the Bacillus sp. FJAT-27916 genome encodes these proteins:
- a CDS encoding CueP family metal-binding protein, with the protein MKKGLLTALSLLLFLLVSACGEHEAIDRETQNIKKMVHDYSVGNSDDESASITSKELLVKGEDKETVYDLPEDEFFVSIAPFITNTHPCTNHSLTGCQGELAEKEFNLYIQDEEGHVVMNETKKSYKNGFIDLWLPRDQTYTVKIEFDGKTAISELSTFEGDNTCITTMQLS; encoded by the coding sequence ATGAAAAAAGGGCTGCTGACAGCACTTAGCTTATTGCTCTTCCTGCTAGTCTCTGCTTGTGGAGAGCATGAAGCAATTGATCGGGAAACACAGAATATCAAGAAAATGGTCCATGATTACAGTGTTGGAAATTCGGATGATGAATCTGCTTCCATCACATCGAAGGAACTTCTTGTAAAGGGTGAGGATAAAGAAACAGTGTATGACCTTCCAGAGGATGAGTTTTTTGTATCAATCGCACCATTTATCACCAATACCCACCCTTGCACCAATCACAGCTTAACCGGCTGCCAAGGAGAATTAGCTGAAAAGGAATTCAATTTATACATACAAGATGAGGAAGGTCATGTAGTTATGAATGAAACCAAGAAGTCATACAAAAATGGTTTCATCGATTTATGGTTGCCCCGTGATCAAACCTATACAGTGAAGATTGAATTTGATGGGAAAACAGCCATATCTGAGCTCTCCACTTTTGAAGGCGACAATACTTGTATTACAACCATGCAGTTATCGTAA
- the adhE gene encoding bifunctional acetaldehyde-CoA/alcohol dehydrogenase — translation MAIKEREIEEVLSVTEMIDELVVKGKEALHVLETFDQEKIDEIVHQMSIAGLDQHMPLAKMAVEETGRGIYEDKCIKNIFATEYIWHSIKYNKTAGVINEDEQTGVVEIAEPVGIVAGVTPVTNPTSTTMFKALISIKTRNPIIFAFHPSAQESSKRAAEILHDAAVKAGAPEGCIQWIEKPSIEATKQLMNHKDVALVLATGGAGMVKSAYSTGKPALGVGPGNVPCYIEKSAKVKRAVNDVILSKTFDNGMICASEQAIIVDTEIYDEVRNEFILNNCHFVNATELKKLERLVINKDTCAVNPGIVGKPAAEIAAMAGFKVPADTKILIAELEGAGADYPLSREKLSPVLACIRVNSTEEGYQTCMNMLNLGGLGHSAVIHSTDKDVQMEYGKRMKACRIIVNAPSAQGGIGDIYNGFIPSLTLGCGSYGNNSVSENVSATHLINVKKMTQRRNNMQWIKLPPKVYFEKYSTQYLAKMPRIKRAFIVTDEGMVRLGYIDIVKEYLRKNKGIEAVEMFSDVEPDPSDETVFKGAKLMHAFQPDVIIAIGGGSAMDAAKGMWLFYEQPETTFFGIKQKFLDIRKRTFKYPELGGKAQFVAIPTTSGTGSEVTPFAVITDKETNVKYPLADYALTPDVAIIDSQFVMTVPKSITADTGMDVLTHAIEAYVSVMASDYTDGLALKAIDLVFKYLKASYDNNKDEEAREKMHNASCMAGMAFSNAFLGINHSLAHKIGAEFHIPHGRANAILMPHVIRYNAIRPRKHALFPKYESYCADERYAQIARMLGLPASTTEEGVNSLVNAVIELGKSLDIDMSMKGQGVQKDELDSKLNRLAERAFEDQCTTANPKLPLISELEDILKAAYKGV, via the coding sequence ATGGCTATTAAAGAAAGAGAAATTGAAGAAGTCCTATCTGTAACGGAAATGATTGATGAATTGGTTGTGAAAGGGAAAGAAGCTCTACATGTGCTCGAAACCTTTGATCAAGAGAAAATTGACGAAATCGTTCATCAAATGTCCATCGCAGGTCTTGACCAGCATATGCCGCTAGCAAAAATGGCAGTGGAAGAAACAGGCCGCGGAATCTACGAAGATAAATGCATCAAAAACATATTTGCAACTGAATACATCTGGCACAGCATTAAATACAACAAAACAGCCGGAGTCATCAATGAAGATGAGCAAACAGGCGTTGTTGAAATCGCTGAGCCTGTGGGAATCGTTGCAGGTGTAACACCAGTTACAAACCCTACTTCTACCACGATGTTCAAAGCATTGATCTCTATCAAAACGCGTAACCCAATTATTTTCGCCTTCCATCCATCTGCGCAAGAGTCTTCTAAGCGAGCAGCAGAAATCTTACACGATGCAGCAGTCAAGGCAGGAGCTCCTGAAGGATGTATTCAATGGATTGAGAAGCCTTCCATTGAAGCAACAAAACAGCTTATGAACCATAAGGATGTTGCGCTTGTATTAGCAACAGGCGGAGCTGGCATGGTCAAATCTGCATACTCTACTGGTAAACCAGCACTTGGCGTTGGCCCAGGAAATGTCCCTTGTTATATTGAAAAATCAGCTAAGGTCAAACGTGCCGTTAATGATGTCATCCTCTCTAAAACATTTGATAACGGAATGATTTGTGCCTCAGAGCAAGCCATCATCGTTGACACGGAAATCTATGATGAAGTAAGAAATGAATTCATCCTCAATAACTGCCACTTCGTCAATGCAACTGAATTGAAAAAACTAGAACGACTAGTAATTAATAAAGATACATGTGCCGTAAACCCTGGCATCGTTGGTAAACCTGCAGCTGAAATCGCAGCTATGGCAGGCTTTAAAGTACCAGCTGATACAAAAATATTGATTGCTGAACTTGAAGGAGCAGGTGCTGATTACCCGCTATCAAGAGAAAAACTTAGCCCAGTGCTTGCCTGCATTCGAGTAAACTCTACTGAGGAAGGCTACCAAACATGCATGAACATGCTCAACCTTGGCGGTCTTGGCCACTCTGCTGTTATTCACAGCACAGATAAAGATGTACAAATGGAATACGGAAAACGAATGAAAGCTTGCCGTATTATCGTCAATGCTCCATCTGCACAAGGCGGTATCGGTGACATCTACAACGGCTTCATTCCTTCCCTGACACTAGGCTGCGGATCTTACGGAAATAACTCTGTATCAGAGAACGTATCTGCAACTCACTTAATCAATGTGAAGAAAATGACTCAACGCCGCAATAACATGCAATGGATCAAATTGCCGCCTAAAGTTTATTTCGAAAAATATTCTACACAATACTTGGCCAAAATGCCACGTATCAAACGTGCCTTCATCGTAACCGATGAAGGGATGGTCCGCCTCGGATATATAGACATTGTTAAAGAATATTTACGTAAAAACAAAGGCATTGAAGCGGTAGAAATGTTCTCAGATGTAGAACCAGACCCAAGTGATGAAACAGTATTCAAAGGCGCTAAATTAATGCATGCATTCCAGCCGGATGTCATCATCGCCATCGGCGGAGGCTCCGCAATGGATGCTGCAAAAGGAATGTGGCTCTTCTATGAACAGCCTGAAACAACCTTCTTCGGCATCAAACAAAAATTCTTGGATATCCGTAAACGTACCTTCAAATATCCAGAACTAGGTGGAAAAGCGCAATTCGTTGCCATCCCAACTACATCCGGTACAGGATCAGAGGTAACACCATTTGCGGTTATCACAGACAAAGAAACAAACGTCAAATACCCATTAGCGGATTACGCTTTAACACCTGATGTGGCCATCATCGACTCTCAATTCGTCATGACCGTACCAAAAAGCATCACGGCTGACACAGGTATGGACGTACTAACTCATGCGATTGAAGCCTATGTATCCGTAATGGCGAGTGACTACACAGACGGTCTTGCCCTAAAAGCAATCGACCTCGTGTTCAAATACTTGAAAGCATCCTATGATAACAACAAGGATGAAGAAGCACGTGAAAAAATGCATAACGCATCCTGCATGGCCGGAATGGCATTCTCTAACGCATTCCTCGGCATTAACCACAGCCTTGCACACAAAATCGGAGCAGAATTCCACATTCCGCACGGCCGTGCCAACGCCATCCTAATGCCGCATGTCATCCGCTACAACGCTATTCGTCCAAGGAAGCACGCCCTCTTCCCTAAATACGAAAGCTACTGCGCAGATGAACGCTATGCACAAATCGCCAGAATGCTCGGACTCCCTGCTTCTACAACAGAAGAAGGCGTCAATTCTCTAGTGAATGCCGTTATCGAACTCGGTAAATCACTCGACATTGACATGAGCATGAAAGGCCAAGGCGTACAAAAAGATGAACTAGACAGCAAACTAAACCGCTTGGCAGAACGTGCATTTGAAGACCAATGTACAACAGCCAACCCTAAATTGCCGCTTATCTCTGAGCTAGAAGACATTTTGAAAGCAGCATATAAGGGAGTTTAA
- a CDS encoding c-type cytochrome: MYKKALLSIPLLFLLGACSSDEETNTANVTEEERIYQNNCASCHGKTLEGYAGPELVNIGTKMDKDEILEMINKGGRGMPAGIIKGEEAENVAAWLAEKK; the protein is encoded by the coding sequence ATGTATAAGAAAGCATTGCTCTCCATTCCGCTCCTCTTCTTATTAGGGGCATGCTCCTCTGATGAAGAAACGAACACTGCAAATGTGACCGAAGAAGAACGGATTTACCAAAATAACTGCGCCTCCTGCCACGGCAAGACGCTGGAAGGCTATGCAGGACCTGAACTTGTGAACATTGGCACCAAAATGGACAAGGATGAAATACTTGAGATGATCAATAAGGGCGGACGGGGCATGCCTGCAGGAATCATTAAGGGTGAAGAGGCTGAGAATGTCGCAGCATGGCTGGCCGAGAAAAAATAA
- a CDS encoding AEC family transporter produces MNLFDIFKTTLSDSAFIGAIASTVLIILLGFFLRKKEIFSSQVSKLLSNVVLTVALPALAFNAFMQDINPETLKQGMNVLIWGIAIYIILIFISKPFFLRYHADKQDTLRVLTIFGSTTFFGIPIVSAIYGPVGVMFSSIFNIGYRIFLYSYGYIKMSGLKMELKNIKTMFLNPIVIATFAGLFIWIFQGYMPQVTVATAEGTAASVAFLRIDQTAIWLYKPMTYLANIASPLAWLSIGATLGEISFKSAASCKTSWYYSSIKVLLVPAINIAFLAVLTVTNILPVSFEALATIVIMMATPTATVAAAYAISFDKEAIMASNASLLSTITAVLLTPFWIIILEIINKVGLF; encoded by the coding sequence ATGAATCTATTTGATATTTTTAAAACCACCTTATCAGATTCAGCGTTCATCGGTGCGATTGCATCTACTGTCCTAATCATTCTGTTAGGTTTCTTCTTAAGAAAAAAAGAAATTTTCTCCTCTCAGGTTAGCAAGCTCCTCAGTAATGTTGTATTAACGGTAGCTTTACCTGCTCTTGCGTTTAATGCCTTTATGCAGGATATCAATCCTGAAACCTTAAAGCAGGGCATGAACGTACTCATTTGGGGAATTGCCATTTACATTATTTTAATCTTTATCTCTAAGCCTTTCTTCCTTCGCTATCATGCAGACAAGCAAGACACATTGCGTGTATTGACGATTTTCGGCTCCACTACCTTTTTTGGTATTCCAATTGTCAGTGCCATTTATGGTCCTGTCGGAGTTATGTTCAGCTCCATTTTCAATATCGGGTATCGTATCTTCCTTTATTCTTATGGATATATCAAAATGAGCGGCTTGAAAATGGAACTGAAAAATATTAAAACGATGTTCCTTAATCCGATTGTCATTGCGACATTCGCTGGTCTTTTCATCTGGATCTTCCAAGGCTATATGCCGCAGGTGACTGTTGCAACAGCTGAAGGAACTGCCGCTTCAGTGGCGTTCTTGCGAATTGACCAAACAGCTATCTGGCTATATAAGCCAATGACCTACTTAGCTAATATCGCTTCTCCGCTTGCATGGCTTTCCATCGGGGCAACTTTAGGGGAAATCAGCTTTAAATCAGCCGCATCTTGCAAAACTTCTTGGTACTACAGCTCCATTAAAGTATTGCTCGTACCAGCGATCAATATTGCTTTCCTTGCTGTTTTGACAGTAACGAACATTCTGCCTGTCAGCTTTGAAGCTCTTGCAACAATTGTTATCATGATGGCTACACCTACGGCAACAGTTGCAGCTGCTTATGCCATCAGCTTTGATAAAGAGGCCATTATGGCATCAAACGCCTCGCTTCTTTCTACCATCACAGCTGTTCTGCTTACGCCATTTTGGATTATTATTCTTGAAATCATCAATAAGGTTGGTCTTTTCTAA
- a CDS encoding NAD(P)-dependent oxidoreductase yields the protein MIKIACYGVRPNEVPFFHKLNKYNYELTLIEDLLTHQNVDTAKGHDAVLLRGNCIADEINLKRLSHYGVKYVFTRTVGYNHIDLKAAKKYNMPVAHVPSYSPNAIAELTLTLAMMLLRRTAYTTVRTAHKNFLVDSTMFSKEIRNCTVGIIGTGRIGLTEAKLFKGLGANVVGYDIFENEAAKEVLTYMDLDSLLQASDIVTIHVPYIPGQNENMINEEFLSKMKRGSILINTARGELQDNKAILKALESNHLDGFGTDVFANETDIFFKQFEPWHSFPDPTVQKLVEMYPRVLVTPHVDPIRMKLFLT from the coding sequence ATGATTAAAATTGCCTGTTATGGAGTTCGTCCTAACGAAGTCCCATTCTTCCATAAGCTGAATAAATATAACTATGAGCTTACCTTAATTGAAGATCTATTAACTCATCAAAATGTGGATACAGCAAAGGGACATGATGCTGTCCTTTTACGAGGAAATTGTATTGCTGATGAAATCAATCTAAAGAGATTGTCCCACTATGGAGTTAAATACGTATTTACCAGAACGGTTGGCTACAATCACATTGATTTGAAGGCAGCAAAAAAATACAACATGCCAGTGGCACACGTCCCATCCTATTCACCAAATGCGATTGCTGAATTAACCTTAACGCTCGCTATGATGCTTCTGCGTCGTACTGCTTATACAACAGTTAGAACTGCTCACAAGAACTTCCTTGTAGATAGCACGATGTTCAGCAAAGAGATTCGCAATTGCACAGTCGGTATCATTGGTACAGGCCGCATCGGCTTAACTGAAGCGAAATTATTTAAAGGCCTCGGGGCAAATGTAGTAGGCTACGATATTTTTGAAAATGAAGCTGCTAAAGAAGTGTTAACCTACATGGATTTAGACTCCTTATTGCAAGCCAGCGATATCGTAACGATCCACGTCCCTTACATCCCTGGCCAAAACGAGAACATGATCAACGAAGAATTCCTTTCAAAAATGAAGCGCGGCTCCATTCTAATCAATACGGCTCGCGGTGAATTACAAGATAACAAGGCAATCTTAAAAGCACTAGAAAGCAATCATCTAGACGGTTTCGGCACAGATGTCTTTGCTAACGAAACAGATATCTTCTTTAAACAGTTTGAGCCTTGGCACTCATTCCCGGACCCGACTGTTCAAAAACTAGTGGAAATGTATCCGCGTGTCCTTGTTACGCCTCATGTGGATCCAATACGGATGAAGCTCTTTCTAACATGA